From Cydia splendana chromosome 25, ilCydSple1.2, whole genome shotgun sequence:
taccgccagtaggtgtgtccagacgggatagttttacgctcaattgtgtggtatgggcgcataaataaattcaaggacattggctcgctgacccgaCATTAtataggaaagccagttggcttccttaccaAAACTACTgagcgaccgtgtaggatgtaataagcgcttatgaaattgtatattacgtgtggatgatattggcaatttgattttgtcgtctggacacgtttttaatggacaaagtaaaagctgtaacagacaggcgtaccggacagcgaccggggtccggtcagtatatttctttcttgctctcacttatagctgcgtccttaacggattTATTTCGTACCCACgcgatcgaacatggaacaagtCTCGGACTGGATcgaagtcgcggtccggtacgtttaggtagaaaaactccgcgagcccttccaaagctctgctttttgctagtaaaatatgtatactgggtcaagcagatcttgtcagtaaaataagtttttggcaaaaaaaatcatttttggtacaagcttttatcgctgactggacttttctttccacaggcaactaatactcatcgagacaattctaaaaaccccaaacacaattaggtttcgttgttttatcacagagtttctatggccacctccggtctccatcatcagatcagcctgatgacaccataatattgcactGTCACctgacttacgtatgtatgcaaaatttcagctcaatcggaaaccgggaagtggatcaaatttaacttgcaagatttgattacagacagacaacggtcaggtgaaacgtGAAACTAAAtcaaagcttgtaaaaaggcggcaaatttgaaaaatgtaggcgcgaaaggatatcgtcccatagaaaattttaatttcgcgcctttttctactgacaagatttgcttgaccatctatattagaAACGGACCATTTTCATTGACTGATTTTACCTtaaaaaatgatttttaaacGGTCATCTTTAATACTAAATCTGGAATTCCGGTAATGAGGGTAAATATCCGATATTGAGAATCGGAATATTGGAAGCTTTACTTATAGATTATATCTTAATGTATATCTTTGACTGGAAGACGGGCTTAAGGCTAAGCGCTCCCCCGGGGCGAAGTCAGTTCGTCTTAATTTGCGTTTTGTTTCTCGATTCCATTACCACGTACAAATCTTTGTTATTTACATCTATTTGCGATTTATTTAAATTGGCTATTTATATGTAATGTTTCAAAATGTTTTTCCTTGTATTTTAGGAATtcatccagagaggaaaatgtctATAAAATATCACGTTAAAATTAACTGTATCAATAGTAATTACCTGTCACAATTTGCTACGAAACCAccaacctattagaaatatagaactggacaagtgcgaattggactcgctcaccgagggttccCTACTTTTTAgaaggtatttgttgttatagcggcaacagaaatacatcatctgtgaaaatttcaactgtctagctatcatggttctgAGATACCTACAGATCGTATTGTACTATACAAATAAaaggaatatttttttaaatttaattttaatatatctatctttttaaatatatatatgtggGTATAAtttacacatattttagtacagtttaaatgtgcttcataccgtaggtaagtacttacgtCAATCGATATCATATCGATAAAATCTAAAACGAATGCATCCTGTACATTTTTCAGGTATTCATGCATGCATTTATATTGCATTAGTTCGTAGCTATATCGAATTCTGACTCATATTGGAATatttcatagagaaatataagtcatagtctaataaaacatggtcttccattcccagagtgacacgggcctacgtcacaacaacatggccgctatatatagcgctatcgcatattatcatatagcgctgtcgcatgatgacgtaggcccgtgtcagttaggtgacctagaaaagacgggaatggagtaccaggcggagtatattattataccatgatataAGTAAGAAAAGAGTGGTAACTcaatacatcagttttcttaccaaaacgcgagttatttcgtggtcgacatctagcgtcaagtagtggaactatcagtgctaattatcgcactataGTGCGGTAAAGTGCGGTAGAGCGctcataaatctaaaattggtgaatGTGGCCAAATTGTCTTTTGCATCcgcaccacctgatttgatcggacaatttaatcattaTGGCGAAAAATTGATCCCGTCTGGAATGGGCTCGCGCGCAATACAAAGAGACGGCGAGGATAACCTCGCGGCGCGGGGATAGCGCATTGATTATATCGACCACAACGACTAATACCTACTCCGTATCAGGGATGTTGCAAATATTCGCATTCGCATCCGCGGATCTTCCACAAttttttcaacatccgcatctgcatccgcatccgcacaaatcgatgcggagcttatgcggatacggatgtcgaacaagtcggtacaggaacgtcttagcggcggcgtaagtgctaggtaatttcgtcattatttacataataatacctaacgaaatcgtctagatccagtgAAGTCGgtcaagttactgtttatttgctgtttattaaatataacgcacctatattcttgctcaaatactaaccattccgttttttttttaataaaaattactaaaaatgtattttatttgatgtttttcaattacctaatcttgacattcgcatccgcatccgcgtccacggatgtgagcctttcaatatccgcatccgcatctgcatccgcatccgcggatgtcaaaaaatctgcatccgcaacatccctgctccGTGTATTGATCGGCATTTTCGAAACGCCCGGTCGTCACCATCTTCGTCAAATAGGGAATATAGGCAAAGCTCTGggtaggtggcaccactagcacgtAAACAAAACCTCATTgaatcatcaatgacacatcatgcgtcactaggtcaatcacatggcctaccgtgaaacacgacaatcgaaagttcggtttctgcctctctatcactcttgcttattcgatcgatagagaggcagataaagaaaattatatttccgcgtttcgcggtaggccacctgtaaacaaacgttttaatttctactcttttttgtcagactgtaatAGGGTGCtatagaccaagataagtctgcagcgatgtTGATggcacacacagtgcaagtgttattttaaacgtcaaacatctatgaaattatgacgtataaataacacttgaactgcgtgtgctatcaaaatcgttgcagacgtctcttggtgtaactcttttaaaatctaataaataaaacttaggtacctacaagcaGATATCCGAACGCACGCCGCACGCTGTCAAAACTGACAGATTTGTCAAACAAATGTCAATGCAACGCTGACAAGACAACGCTCTCATCTCTGTGTTGATTAAATTGCGttaatttaactattttattgtaatttgtCAACATACTCTTTGTtcattgataaaaaaagtaaatatcATAAGATTTATTCAAATGATTTAGTGTGTGAACGAGGTCAAAATGAGTAATATTTACATTCAAGAACCACCTGCGCTAGGAAAGGTAATTTTCTGTTTTTTGAGAACTCCTTACACATTTACGGACTTTTCTTAAAGAAATGACTGAATCTTTACTAAGCTAAGTACATATCCGATGGCAGCTATTTTGGCCAGCGGCTAAGCCTGGCCTTTTATAGAGGAAACGCTGCTAGTCTACTGGACATCAGTAGGTACGAAAGCGGACAGGagagcattttttttttataaataatggctTTCACTCCTCGCTAAATTTAGCAAGGTGGATTCTCCCAATGTCTAGAGCATTTGTTGGTCTAAATGAATTTTAGTTTAATGTTAGAGTCAGacctagaaaagtctgcagcagatttgatagcccacgcagtgcaagtgttattttaaacgtcaaacttctatgaaattatgacgtatcaataacacttgcactgcatgggctatcaaatctgctgaagacttttcttggtccaacttaattttttgtgctaataaataattcttattcttattcatttcttatttatgattcattgttatttttctTTGTTGTGACTTATAGTCTATCAATCTATAAGTCCATTTATCCTGAGTAAGAGACTAGACTATATCTGTTAGCTCTTTCCACTGTAGTCCGTCAGGGCCACTCTTCACCCTTTAAGACCTGCCGTTAGTTTAAGTTCATCCTCCCATCTTGATAGAGGTCTTCTCTGAAGCCATTTGCAGCCTCTAGATAACAGTCTTATAGAATTTGACTCCACTTCTCCCATTTTTATGTCAATTTAGGGTCATTGcatcagtttaccgtccagtgcctgtttccgtccacttggcgtagtagaaacaggcactggacgtaAACTGATGCAATGACCCTATGCCCAGTCCATGTTTCCTTCTggcatttaacacattcactgccaagaacatGTATGTGTGTTAATTTTGTACTGGAAACGGGGCACCCAGCACCAAAAGTTTTAATTAtgagtgtttttatatttcaggTGCTATTAAAGACATCAGCGGGTGACATAGACATAGAGTTATGGACAAAGGAGGCCCCCAAAGCGAGCCGCAATTTCATACAACTATGTATGGAAGGGTACTATAATGGTGAGATTTTTAATTATAAGTGCTATTATTGAAAGAAGTGCATTTACCATGTAAATTTGTTTCAAGGAAGCAATTTTTGATGAGAAGTCGTATAGATGTTATATAAGGTCATTgtgcatggacggaaactagcgcaatgacctaCCTATAGAAAAAGTGTCCAAGCccctgtgatgatgatgatgattttgatCCTAAAGTTGTAATTTTCGATTGAGTGGAACTGCTGATAGAGACATTTACATTAAGGCTtataagtttttgatttaaagttattattaaatagtaacatactaccaaagacatatgtaactccgtatactACTTAATTACTTTCAGGCACAATATTCCACCGAGTGGTTCCGGGCTTCATAGCACAGGGTGGTGATCCAAATGGAGACGGTATGGGCGGAGAATCCATCTACGGAGCACCTTTCaaagtaattaataataaatcaaatCTAATCAAATCAAAAATGTCTTTATTGCAAGATTATGGTACATTTACAATAGTAAAGATGTTACAATGTTTATCAGAACACGTAATCTACCCGTCAGAGCATGCAATACGTTCACCTCCTTCATCtctatataataattcagcctatatacgtcccactgctgggcataggcctcctctcatgcgcgagagggcttgggctatagtccccacgctagcccaatgcggattggggacttcacatacatctttgaatttcttcgcagatgtatgcaggtttcctcacaatgttttccttcatcaaatgtatgaatgaaaatctttatttcaggcaactagtggcccatagataaataccttaaaactagcatacatattataaatatatatatatatatatatatatatatatatatatatataaaaatatattttcaaactaaacactaaagtgtcattctatgggacttgctaactatgtaaacaaaccgccatattgaaattgtctctgaatgatgaatttactagtgacttttgtttacatagttagctagttccatagaatgacactttacatatcacattatggtTGCGATGAGGTTGCGATGGATTACAtggcattacgcaaccccgcaatGTCTGTGTTAAATGTCGTTCTATTCTCATATATCTTGCTTATAACAAAACTGACGACGAAATGTAGTATGTTTTAGTATATCCTCTAGCTgcccatacgtcaaaccttgccaagcaaaatgaaattttattatatatatatatatataaatatatatatatatatatatatatatatatatatatatatatatatatatatatatatatatttatatatatatatatatatatatatatatatatattttcaaaCTAAacactaaagtgtcattctatgggacttgctaactatgtaaacaaaccgccatattgaaattgtctctgaatgatgaatttactagtgacttttgtttacatagttagctagttccatagaatgacactttacatatcacattatggtTGCGATGAGGTTGCGATGGATTACAtggcattacgcaaccccgcaatGTCTGTGTTAAATGTCGTTCTATTCTCATATATCTTGCTTATAACAAAACTGACGACGAAATGTAGTATGTTTTAGTATATCCTCTAGCTgcccatacgtcaaaccttgccaagcaaaatgaaattttattttgtcaacacaaagtttaaattagaatggaacaggagacctttttataggtctctgggcagCTAGAGGATATTCCAAATATGATTTCAGGATGAGTTCCACACCAGACTCCGGTTCAACCGGCGAGGTCTTGTGGCCATGGCCAATGCGGGGAAGGATGACAACGGATCCCAATTCTTCATCACGCTTGGAGCTACTCCAGAACTGCAAAACAAGCATACTATATTTGGAAAAGTCACCGGTTAGTataagtgtaaggcctgagtggacgctcgagttcGTGCGTGCAGCGGggccactcaggccttacacttagaaggtaaaatagtacattacgatacaagtgcgaaaagtaggaatttcgaaacgagtggcgataaattgaaacacgaccgaagggagtacgaacgtttccgagaaaatacgatggaaaacaattatgcttTACATCTGTACATATTTTATGAAGAGGTACTAAGCTAATACCTAAGCTAATAGGGGTGCGgactgtaccgtaaaatggggtgagtaggtgcaaaactgacattcaaacctcgatatcattttatttatacatatgcaaactgaatggtgtataatataataagtttgtattttagtttttattttattttgggtagttccatttcataactttgacgataaacaggaaataccacctcaccccgtagtccctcgtatttggggtgagttgggttttcatacaaaggtgattttggaagattgtaggatcgatttttttaatgagtattactatagctccattttaaattggaatacattattattgTAGCAGTAGctttaaaatcccatctcacccccctttcaatacttctctccccattcataatccaactctccccgcgaatcCTACtcgccccattttacggtacctaaaccATTGCGGCCGTGGCATTTTTTCacaaaaaacttacacaacccTCCTTTTCCAGGTGAAACTATATACAACGTATTAAAACTGACCGAAGGTCTAATAGGCCCCGACGACCGTCCTGACCACCCACATAAGATCACCGGGGGCACGGTGATCATTAACCCGTTCGACGACATCCAACCGCGGGTCGCGGCCCCTAAACGCGTTGAGGTCACTAAGAAAAAGAAGGAGCGCGCGGTGGCTGTTAAGTAAGTACTCGCACTTAAACATCGTGAGAGGTCCACCtacacgcgaggccgaaggccgagctgcgggaggTTATTGCTTAAACACAGAATAATAATACAAGTGTAGACATGCGAAGACCGAGCTCCACGTAGGGCTGAAGGCCCGGACTGACAGGTGCATGCTTCCTACAAATTCCGCAAGTAACTTCATTGCGAAGGCTAAAGGGTGAGCgtcgcgtagggccgaaggctcGACGGGGCCCGGGAGAAGAGTACctgcacgcgaggccgaaggcctgCACCTGTCGGACGCTCCAGGCCTTCGGCCCTAAGCCTTCGCATTAGTACTATTGTTCTGTTTAAGCACAAACCTCCCGCTGCGCGGCCTTCGGCCTCGTATGTAGGTGCGCGTCTCCCGGATGTTTCGAGCTTTCGGCCCTACGCAGAGTTCGGTCTTCAGCCTTCGCATTTAAGTTTCTAGCAGAAGATACTGGAAACATCCACCCATTGGACGCTCAAGGCAAAAGCTGGTATTTTAATAAGAAAACCGTTGGATCTCCTTAAcgtttatttaattattctttcttttaataaaacctTTGTTCTAGAAACTTCGGTTTGCTTTCCTTCGGCGAAGAAGCAGAGGAGGACGAGGGTGAAGCGATGGAGTACAGAGGGAAGCCCAAATCTACCCACGATCTGCTAGAAGACCCTAAACTTAGCAAAATGACCGCCGCAGGTAAGAACCTAAATTAAGGTGCATTCGGGTAGTCCGGAACTCGAGCAATttcggcttccgacacgtcggaagggaggagcccaagcgatatcttaccgtacaaatcgttcTGACATTTTTTGCGGGGagaaacgtgcacacagtcgcacaaACTTATTTAACTGACGTATTAAGCAAAAAAGGCATTGCCTGCCTCTTTTCTTTAACGTCCTCGTTTCGATTGTCTGTTAACTTTACgttaataataggtacattattattatagaaTTAGAAGAACAAAACCAAAAAGATAAACCGCCGACACAAGAGGAAATAAATGAGAAAAAAGAGGAAACAGCAGCGACCGTGTCCAGTATAAGAGACAAGCTTAAGAAGAGAAGTCCAGAGCGGGAGCGAAGTGGCAGTCCAGAGGGAAAGAGACGGAAGAGTGAGAGCGAGGAGGAGGAGTATTATATTGGGATGGAAAGGGATAAGGAGAGAAGGAAAGAGAGGTAATTAAACAcaatggctaaaaaataactgcattcctgttgccgGGGTTGCCtgtttgggattatactgagcaacttttactatgggaccaaccccgaaatcgcgacaaaaaaaatttaccctcccatagaaaatggaccagccaaaatgtatgaaacagccatcGCTATTTCGTCTTAATTAAATCGAATAATAGAAATTTTGAACATTAagtaaattaacattaatttggTTTATTGCAGAGACAGAATAAGAAACGAAATAAAACAGTTGAAAAAAGAAATGAACGCGCCCAAAGAAGATAAAAAGGAGGAAAAAGAAGAACAGAAAGAAGATAAAAAGACAATTAAAGAAGACAACGAGATGTACAAGGATTATGTCGAGGAACAGGAGAAATATAAGAAGATGAAGGAGAAATTACCTAAAAAAGGAGCTGCcaggtaaatatatatttttttactaaaaatatttatttgtgtcaCTAGGGAGCAAAGTTGATGTTTGCGTTTCGTGTTTATATTGAGACCTGCACAAGAAGCGAAAGATTAAAGcatgagcgtagcgagtggttcaaaAAGTGAGTTTGAGCGTTTTCAAGGCATGAGAGGCAAATAACTATGCTGTCAAGTGAAACACAATACGTTCATCTAAACGTACCTATATACTAGCTATAAAGaattacaaaattattttacagtacatatggtcctatttttccgcactagtgcgtaaaatagcacttttcgtgcgtatgtcaaaagtttaaagggctatatgtactgtaaaacgttgtacgatacacgtgcgaataggtaattcgcaactcgtgtcgactTAAAACACTTCCTTCGGTCGTGTTCTTTGTTTGAATTTCGTCTTTTcggcacttgtatcgtaaataactattttatgttaatcattcataattatcgtttataaatacataaattcaAATTAATTCGTCTTTGCAAATAAGGTTATACTAGATATTATAGATAGGAAAAGGGACTTGACACTATGCTGTGGTTattataatttgtaatttatttaaaatctactaattattattaggtacgtaCAATACAATAAGATTTTTACTGCCAATATTTTGACCTACCTTTGAGTAGGtagtattaatttaaatgttttcTCGAATTTTCCCTTTGAtttttttacgtcaaaaatcCTTTTCGCGTAAAATGCCCATAACATTGCGATCGTGGTAAAATTATACTCGTTTTTGTTACAAAATAATCTAAATTCTATTTGCAATTTATATTGAACTTTACGCCATAGCATTTACGGCTTAAATTTGTGTGTGCCCGTGCAAGTATCAAGAAGAATGAAGCAAAATCGTCTTTTCAGAAGCAGACGTACGAAAGTATCAAGAAAACCGTTCAAAAAGAAACCTTGGGTCaagaatttatacgaaaaccgGGATTACCCTGACAACTACACAGATTCCAAATTTCTCGAAGAACTAAGGAAGAATTTATTTGTAGAAAAAGTGACTTTAAAACAAGGTGTACAAGGCTCATTTCGAGTTGTACTAAGACTCTCTATATGCGTATTATATGCTGTTCTATTTACTTATATGTATAACGATTGGACGCACACATATACAGTTATATATGTAGCTATAACTTTTACTATATGTAGTTATATCCTATATTTAATAGTCGAAGGTAGCGAATTACTTAGCAATTTAAAAACTGTCCTAGTATATTTAGTAATAGGATACCTAGTATCACCTATATTACATACTTTGACGGATACTGTTAGTACTGATACTATATACGCTTGGGCTGTCATTATGATGTTGGTACATATGATTTTCTTTGACTACGAAGTACCGATAGCATTAGTGTCAAAATCACTGTCAATAAACGCCGCCATCTTTGGCTCCGTGTGTTTGGCTTCAAGATTGTCAACTCCTTTTGACGCGTTCGTGCTTTTGACAGTTtctgtcattttttttgtattgagcCCGCAACTTTTTAAAGTTTTACTAAAAACCAAGTTATTCTTgcctttatgtatttttacaGTGATTTTGACGGTTATTAGTTTATATTTAGTTTCGGTGacgttgttattttattatgtcatTTTGGTCAGTATTTTGACAGTTTACTGTCCTGTCATGTTTGTCAGATGGCAGAAATATAAGGATAATATTTATGGACCTTGGGATGAGGCTGTCATTAATGATTCAGATGATTTAGATGAATGTTTGAATGAATTTAgatgataatattataataattgcagtatttttaaataaaggtGTAGTATTGTATAAAATgtggttatttttttgtacaaaaacaatataatttactacaAATTCAGTTATAAAAGTTTGctttaaagcagcggtcggcaaccttttagcggCCAAGAGCCACATAGTAGCTAACGaaggtgacgcgggccgcactttggtaatatttgggACTTtgacgtttgtcaatattacatacaaaatagccagagaggttcgcgggccgcttgttgccgaccgctgctttaaagGGATATCTTTCTGTCAACTTAATTTTTACACCGCCATTGTAAACATTACTGcatcaatttttgtttttagtattataGTTTTAAAAACACTTTTACTATTAAGTGCCACTTGCAcaatcccactaacccggggttaacccgttaaccttttcgacgccgtgtcaaacacaaaagctgtcacgcggacgccacgtcgcCGAAGTGTCAAATCTGAAATTGAACTtaatgcatatgcacgtaggtctatattgctctgtggtctgtgaccgattaatcggtctttggcgttgaacctgcggtgcggatatatcggtcattggcgcccaaaaggttaaaccgttaacccagtgtcaaattgtactggtaaccattgtaacttcaggtttaaccggttagccctgggttagtgggatggtgcaagaggCGCTTacgcactttaaaaaaaaatcttttttctaaagtaaggacgctaagtgcgaagaatttcgtacattgacctgcCATTtcctatatacagggtgaccttagccattggacaaaccctgaaatcccacgtacctacttctaagaaatgctctaacggtaatattttttgtaattagaacaatagataaatattttttcaaacaaaatgtatttccaataatcgacaaaaaaagaaacatactgtattaatcattggcagtgcttttgaaaATTTGTTTGAAATGACATTTGTCAATAGTCAGAAtcatattaatgtcataaataaaaaaagataatcaaaacggtcgaagaaggtttcaaactatttattacctcaggagctactaacacatacaagTTGCTCcatagtaaaaaaatcgtaatctgttaatttcttcgtaaccgcttcaccgattgttatgatactttgtatactggttctaaataccctaatgcatatgtacatttcggctttgtccaatggctagggacaccctgtatatcgcatgcgcataattatattgctgccCCGTTGATGCCGGCGGTCAATACCACTGTGCAAGCGATACAGCGATATAACCATACTCGTGCGATAGAGATAACAAATAGCGGGTCATTGTACGAAATTCTACGTGCTTCGCGTCCTTACTTTACTCAAGTTGTAGGCGTCCATATACTACGGTGACTCCTTACCATCATTCGGGCCGT
This genomic window contains:
- the LOC134802982 gene encoding LOW QUALITY PROTEIN: spliceosome-associated protein CWC27 homolog (The sequence of the model RefSeq protein was modified relative to this genomic sequence to represent the inferred CDS: substituted 1 base at 1 genomic stop codon), producing MSNIYIQEPPALGKVLLKTSAGDIDIELWTKEAPKASRNFIQLCMEGYYNGTIFHRVVPGFIAQGGDPNGDGMGGESIYGAPFKDEFHTRLRFNRRGLVAMANAGKDDNGSQFFITLGATPELQNKHTIFGKVTGETIYNVLKLTEGLIGPDDRPDHPHKITGGTVIINPFDDIQPRVAAPKRVEVTKKKKERAVAVKNFGLLSFGEEAEEDEGEAMEYRGKPKSTHDLLEDPKLSKMTAAELEEQNQKDKPPTQEEINEKKEETAATVSSIRDKLKKRSPERERSGSPEGKRRKSESEEEEYYIGMERDKERRKERDRIRNEIKQLKKEMNAPKEDKKEEKEEQKEDKKTIKEDNEMYKDYVEEQEKYKKMKEKLPKKGAARSRRTKVSRKPFKKKPWVKNLYENRDYPDNYTDSKFLEELRKNLFVEKVTLKQGVQGSFRVVLRLSICVLYAVLFTYMYNDWTHTYTVIYVAITFTICSYILYLIVEGSELLSNLKTVLVYLVIGYLVSPILHTLTDTVSTDTIYAWAVIMMLVHMIFFDYEVPIALVSKSLSINAAIFGSVCLASRLSTPFDAFVLLTVSVIFFVLSPQLFKVLLKTKLFLPLCIFTVILTVISLYLVSVTLLFYYVILVSILTVYCPVMFVRWQKYKDNIYGPWDEAVINDSDDLDEXSFTLELLAKFKNKLHAIKEKASTSEAEAGAGAEADDDNHNSDDWLGHTLKFEEKGPLLAKDASTKGDDWFDIYDPRNPINKRKRENTDKKTKK